A genomic segment from Sciurus carolinensis chromosome 1, mSciCar1.2, whole genome shotgun sequence encodes:
- the LOC124958235 gene encoding Golgi apparatus membrane protein TVP23 homolog B-like yields the protein MVTIILLLSCDFWAVKNVTGRLMVGLRWWNHIDEDGKSHWVFESRKASPQENKTVSEAESRIFWLGLIACPVLWVIFAFSTLFSFRVKWLAVVIMGVVLQGANLYGYIRCKAGSRKNLTSMATSYLGKQFLKQNTGNDQTS from the coding sequence ATGGTGACAATTATCTTGTTGTTGTCATGTGACTTTTGGGCAGTAAAGAATGTCACAGGTAGACTGATGGTTGGCCTTCGATGGTGGAATCATATTGATGAGGATGGAAAGAGTCATTGGGTGTTTGAGTCCAGAAAGGCATCTCCTCAGGAGAATAAAACTGTTTCAGAGGCTGAATCAAGAATCTTTTGGTTAGGACTGATTGCCTGTCCAGTTCTATGGGTGATATTTGCCTTTAGTACTCTCTTCTCCTTCAGAGTAAAGTGGTTGGCTGTTGTTATCATGGGTGTGGTGTTACAGGGTGCCAACCTGTATGGTTACATCAGGTGCAAAGCGGGCAGCCGGAAGAATTTAACCAGCATGGCTACCTCGTATCttggaaagcagtttttaaaacaaaacaccgGCAATGATCAGACTTCTTGA